The Prosthecobacter vanneervenii sequence CACTTCGGCCTTCTTTGGCATCATTGCCTGGGTTTGCCTCCCCCGGGGCAGGCGCACAGCACGCGAGCACGCAGGCTGGGGGCATGCGTGGCAGTCCATTAAAAGCAATCACGCCTTCCTGGCCCTCTTCGCCGCGTGCATCTGTACGGCCTGGATTTTCCGGCAGACCAACACCACCTTCCCGCTGCACTTTGAGCGGAACGGCCTGCCGCTGCACGACTGCGGCCTCGTGCTGGCCCTGAACGGCGTCATGATCTGCCTGTTTGAGCTGCCTCTGGCAGTGAGCCTGCGCGCATGGCCGGTCAGGCAGGTGCTGGCACTCGGTTACGTCCTTATGGGCATCAGCTTTCTCATCTTTCTCGTCAGCGGCTCGCTCACCGCCTTTGTGTTCATGATGGTAGTGTTCACTCTTGGCGAGATGTCCGCCTTCTCGCGGCAGCAGGCCTACTCCGCCAGTCTGGCACCAGAGGACATGAGGGGGCGCTATGTGGGCTTTCTCAGCCTTGCTTGGTGCACAGGAAATACCGCCAGCTCGGCGCTGGGAATGGCGCTCTATGATCAGCACCCCGGGCTGCTCTGGGGCATCAATGCCGCTCTTGGTCTGGCTGCGGCTCTGCTCATTCTTTCCACCCGCAAAATCTCCTCTTATGAACTCTGAAAAAACATCCGCCAATGCGGCTTTGAGCGCCGTTCTGGCCTTTGGCCT is a genomic window containing:
- a CDS encoding MDR family MFS transporter, translating into MSLLSQLRLLPRPFWVLVGATFVNRFGVFVVPFLALFITRNGHTTAQAGLAVAAYSVGGFAAAWIGGWMADRLGRNVTMAVSALAGAVCMLAMSQAVDWRTLALLSFITGAINEAGSPASAALVQDLVPPEHRVIAYAVQRFAVNLAWSLGPATAGFLAEYSFFWLFAVDAATSAFFGIIAWVCLPRGRRTAREHAGWGHAWQSIKSNHAFLALFAACICTAWIFRQTNTTFPLHFERNGLPLHDCGLVLALNGVMICLFELPLAVSLRAWPVRQVLALGYVLMGISFLIFLVSGSLTAFVFMMVVFTLGEMSAFSRQQAYSASLAPEDMRGRYVGFLSLAWCTGNTASSALGMALYDQHPGLLWGINAALGLAAALLILSTRKISSYEL